A single Phragmites australis chromosome 4, lpPhrAust1.1, whole genome shotgun sequence DNA region contains:
- the LOC133915892 gene encoding uncharacterized protein LOC133915892 gives MDPDPANQAKANLSMMHSKFICCKLYISESRNAMAIDAIDRAARSDPQVVVISKFEDCLYNRVRYTLVSYVANDSSTGEVIYSPIRKVLLAMIEAAFSTINLESQSGAHPRIGVIDDLSFHPLGQATMEGAAWLAKLVASEISNDLQVPVFLYAAAHPTGKSVGAIRRDLGYYRPNYKGNQWAGSILPDVLPIKPDEGPTHVSHERGATTIGATPWIENYNVPVLCKDVATVRRITRRVSGRGGGLPTVQALALFHGDDCTEIACLLDPDHVSANQVQTVVEQIAAEQGLEVEKGYSTDITKDMILDKYLKIACGAD, from the exons atGGATCCCGATCCCGCAAACCAG GCCAAAGCAAATCTCAGCATGATGCACTCGAAGTTTATCTGCTGCAAGCTCTACATTTCTGAAAGCCGCAATGCCATGGCTATTGACGCGATTGATCGCGCAGCAAGGAGCGACCCTCAGGTTGTGGTGATAAGCAAGTTTGAGGATTGTCTCTACAACCGTGTGCGATATACACTTGTCTCCTATGTCGCCAACGACAGCTCAACTGGTGAAGTGATATATAGCCCAATCAGGAAGGTATTGTTGGCAATGATTGAGGCTGCATTTTCAACCATAAATCTTGAATCCCAGTCGGGAGCGCATCCAAGGATTGGTGTCATTGATGACCTGTCCTTCCATCCCTTGGGTCAAGCCACAATGGAGGGTGCTGCTTGGCTGGCTAAGCTGGTGGCATCTGAAATTAGCAATGATTTACAAG TCCCAGTGTTCCTGTATGCAGCAGCCCACCCAACAGGCAAGTCTGTTGGTGCAATACGGCGTGATCTCGGCTACTACCGGCCAAATTACAAGGGCAACCAGTGGGCAGGTAGCATTCTCCCTGATGTTCTGCCAATCAAGCCTGATGAAGGTCCAACTCATGTTTCGCATGAAAGAGGTGCCACAACAATTGGCGCTACACCTTGGATTGAGAACTACAATGTGCCGGTATTGTGTAAGGATGTTGCAACTGTGAGGAGGATTACCCGTAGGGTGAGTGGACGGGGTGGAGGGCTTCCAACGGTGCAAGCTCTTGCACTATTCCACGGTGATGATTGCACAGAGATCGCATGCTTGTTGGATCCAGATCATGTCAGTGCCAATCAAGTTCAGACCGTGGTGGAGCAGATTGCAGCAGAGCAAGGACTTGAAGTTGAGAAGGGGTACTCCACTGACATAACCAAAGATATGATTCTCGATAAGTACTTGAAGATTGCTTGTGGCGCTGATTGA